AACTGGAACCTAGAAACACTCAGCAAACGCTGCAAAAAGCTGCAACAATACAGTTTCCTTCTCACCGCCTCCCCAGAGCCCTTTACCGGCGCCTACGGCGCTCCTGTCGTACCGGTGGTAACGCTTTAAAAAACCAAGTTGGCACAGCCTTATTGCTATGGGGCTGTGTCGGTACTCCCGCTTACTGTCACGATGAAGGGGATATCACCCTCTGTTGCGCTAGCGTTCAACGTATAATTAATGAGCGGCATTTATCACCCCAGTGCCACTAACCTCCAACTCAAAAACTCTTATCTTTATCGTTAGGCGTCATGGCTAACCTTAACATCTTGAACCAAAAAACCCATGAAAAATAATAGCACCAAACCTAACCGACTTAAAAAACACTAAAACAAAAAAAACAAAACAAAACAAAACAACAGAAAGACAGAACAAAAGGGGAAAACCCACCACTAAAAGCCTACAAACAAAGCGACACCCCCATTTTAATAATCACAAAAAAACATTACAAAAACAATCTACAACACACATTTATGCCGCTTTATTCTTGTGCAAACAAAAACAACAACTACATTTACAACTCGACAAACCAGCGAACAAAAAAAAAGGGAATGAAATGAAAAAAAACATACTGATAGGTTTAACTCTTCTAGCCGCACATCAAGCAAGCCACGCCACACTAATTGGCTCTGAACTTAGCGTGCAAACGCTATATCAACCAACATCCACAAGCCCAGTAGAGACGATAGGCTTTCTGACAACAGCCACTGTTGTAGAGCCTGGCGTTGAGTTTTCAAGCTTAGCCTCCACTGAAGTAATAAACCCACCCTTTGGTTTACAAGTGATTGATGTTTCAATAAATACAGGGGCTGACTACATAGACATTGACTTTGACAACGCCAACCGATTTACCGCATTTGGTGCCGCATTTAAAAACGGCTACATGTTTACGTTTGATAGTGATGAAAGCATCAATATAACAGGCGCTACAATCGACAGCAGCGTTACTACTTTAGGCATCATTAATAACGACCTCGCTTTTCTTGATAACCAACTATTTGTCAATGTTGAAGGATTAATATTTAACACCTCGACATTTGCAAGAATAAATTTGACCTCTGAATTAGAGGCAAGTACGGTTCCATTACCGGGTGCAGCCTGGTTACTTGGCACCGGACTGATCACTTTAATGGGGCTTAAAAAATATAGACCCGCGATCATTCCCCACTAACTTCATCATAGCCACGCTGAAAAAACTAGACGACACCGCCAAGAACAGCAAGCGGTGTCGGAACTCCGCCTCATAGCGTGAACAGATAATCTGCATAGCCAACTGCTCTTGCCTGCTGCTTCAATAACCGCAAACATGAAAAGATCGATAAAAATTACCAATACAGCCACCTAAAACCCTCTTCATCAGCAACCATCCCCAATTAAGCAACCAGAAAATCAAACATAAAATACTTAAAAACTTTATACGGCTAAATCCCCTGTATTAATTTAATCTTTTACCCCAAGTTCATTCCTTTGCCTGCCTGTAAATTGAAGTCGAGAAAATCTTCTCATCGAATGTTTTTTTGACCTGAAATTAAATAAGGAAGTTTAAGTAATGAGTACTTACATGCAAGCCTATGGCATTAATAGCGCCTTTATCGAGCGTTCTCAGCTAAGTCGTAAAAAGTGGGCACTAAATGACAACAACGAATACCTGGTGCTTAATGGCGAATGGGAAAATAGCAGCATTACTGCACTAGCAGAAAACTACTTTGTCGTTACTGGGATAAATGATACCCCTGTATCATCAGAAGATGTGCACAGCCTACTACAAGCAGCAGCACAGTCGACAATAGAAAATCAATACGGCCAGGAATATAGCCAAAACGTAAGCTATTTCGCCTCAAATAGATCTGCCGGCTATGAGTACCCTATATTATCTCAGCAGCAGGTTGCTGAAATACGTGATGACGACCTATTCGACTATGCGGCATTATTGCGTTACGCATTCGCCTCTAAATACGTTTATACCCTTGAAGAGGGGGCCGATCCGTTTCCGTATTTTGATAATCCACAATTTAGGCAGCTTATGCTGTTTAGTGGCAACCATGATCTTGAGGTTATCGACACCTTCCTTGGCGATAGTGGCGTTCTATGTACCGCCATTAAAGTGCCAGCAGTACCCGAACAAGGCTTAGAGGAAGAAGTCATTATTGCCTACAAAGGGACAAGTAATGGCGGTGATATCGTTCAAGACGCAGAGCTTGCTATCGCCAACTTCTATGAATCCGACGTTGATTGGCAAGCTGACGCCTATGCCTTCTTCCAACGCATAGTAAGCAACTACCCCGTCAATAATCAGTCCGTTGCTGACGGTTATCACAATGAAGTATCAGGAACATCGTACAAGGTAACCTTAACCGGACATTCATTAGGCGCCTATACAGCAGCAGACGTCTCTGCTCGCTCCGGTGTATTAGCGCGTGTATTTTCATGCCCTGCGACACGTATCATTGAGCGTTACTCGCGCGTATTTGCCAATCAACTAAGGCTAAACTCTGTTGTAAGCTTTTACCGGGATGGCGACCCGGTTGCCGAGCTTAGTGGTCGCCATGATGAAAACATGGTTTGCTTCCCAGGTACCGGCAGCGTAAACGTTTTCAACAATCACTTCTTGGTACCTTTTATTGATGACATTATAGCGCGCGCTTACTTGTCTCCAAGTGACAGCACGGCACAACCTCGCTACGTCTATGTAACACCCGATGCGACCCCTGGCTCAGGCTTAAAAGGGCGTATCAATCGCTGGGGTTAATGCCACAAGAAGTGCGTGATTGCGAGTAATAAAGTAGCCTAATACGCTTAGGTTTACTCCTTCAAATAAAGGCACTTCATTCAGCTAAGGTGACTAAGTCGACACATTAACTTCTCCCCTTGTGTCACCGTGATAGCCGAAGTGATACAAGGGGAAGGTGTATGAGACCTACACGGCACTAGGCATAGCGCCCAGCAACATAACCCCCCATACTATTGCTTGAAATTAGTAAACAATCACTTTCATTTCTCTAACATCTGACCACGAAGTCACCCGCTCACCCATCCACTTGACCGGTATACGACGTTTAATCGTTTGAACACCCGTCGGTAAGCTTTTAGCATAGCTGTGCCATTTAGAGCCTGAGTTTTTGCGTGCCAACCTGATCTGAAAGGTCCAATAAGCACTAACCCCTTGAGAAAAACGATCATCGTATTTCTTAAGCGTCTCCTGCAAGACTTCAGCAAAACCATTTTCCGCCTTCGCACCCGGGTGTTGACGCGAATAGAAAACCCCGTCAGACACTTTAGATTCCTGCTGGATTTGGTTGCTGTATAGGTAATTAGCCATATTAGGGCTGTTTTGCAAAGCATTGTGAAACGATGGGTTCGCAACAACTGAGTTCGCAGCGAATAATGAAACAACAAACAAAGAGGAAACTGACAACTTACGCAGCATTTTTTTCATTTTTATTATCCCTATACAAATGAAATCAATCAACAATTAATTAAACAGCGACAATCCCGAAAACCTTCCTAGTTAACGAAATCACCTGCACATAGTAATAGCAAACAAATACAAACATCAATATTTTTATTTTATAAGCTAGCGAACTTCCAATGTCATCTTTTCGTGCGATAACCAGCGGGAAACTTTACATCAGTCACAACCAGACTGGGTATATTGCAGGAAGGGGGTTGGCTAGCCAAAAACGAATAGAGTGATGCCGAACTGCGACAGTATTTTATATAACAAAAATACTGTCGTATTAGTTAACGGCAGAGTATTTACAACCGCTAAAAAATGACGCTTAGAAGAACATCCTATAGCCGAGGCTTGTATTAATCACATCGTGATCATAGTCTCCCATGTCACTACTGGCTTCGTATGAAAACTTACTACTCTCGAGGTAAACTTCTGAGCTACCTGTAACATTCAAGGCTACACCGGCACCGAAGTAAGGAGCAAATCCTGAGTCCTTGTCGCTATTACCTGAAGAATAGACCTCATCGTTATAGGTGACCTGCCAGCCAGTAGTCAGTTCACTCATAAAATAAGCGGCGCCCAACTTTCCGTAAACTTTGAGCGAGTCAGTGATTGGATAGCTAGCAACTGCCGCCAAACCAAGAGCGCTGGCTTCAGCTTTTGCCTTATAATGAAAATCACCTTCGCTGCGCTTATCTTCCGCATTGCCGAAGTCGTAGTAACTTGCCTCTAGAGCAAAGTAGTCGTTGAACTGGTAACCACCAGTCAAGTTGAAACCAACAGCCTTATCACTATAGTCATAGTGACCAATTGTACTACTATAGTCCGTACTGAAGTCCTGGTCAGCGTAGCTGATAGCAGCACTGGCATAAAACTTTGGCGCATCAGCAAGAGCTGCGGCGCTAGCGAAGAACGCCGATGAGATGACGAGCGTGCCTAATAGTTTGTGCATAAACTTTTATCCTGGATTCACTAAATGAGTCTTTCATAATCGCCGCTATAATGACGTAATAGGGCTAGATTAATATCCGTACAAAGCAGCAAAGAACTGCGCGATAAAACCTAGACAGCTAGGTAGTTGCACCAACATTACGCTCAAAAAAACATCAACATAACGTATAATTAACAAAGAAACATTGAACTTATTAGTCAAGCCAAGGGACCACCTACTGGATTAAATAAGCTTATTTACAGGCCTAACTTCCCAAAACTGATCATACAGCAACGGTAAAAGTCGGCACATCCTATCCTGTGCCGACCTCTTTGAAGGATGCTTAGAAGAACATCCGATAGCCAAGGCTTGTATTAATCACATCGTGATCATAGTCTCCCATGTCACTACTGGCTTCGTATGAAAACTTACTACTCTCGAGGTAAACTTCTGAGCTACCTGTAACATTCAAGGCTACACCGGCACCGAAGTAAGGAGCAAATCCTGAATCCTTGTCGCTGTTCTTGAAGCTAAACTCATCCTCTACATGGATCTGAGTGGTTTCACTCACATCGCTGGTAAAATAAGCAGCCCCCAACTTACCGTACACCCTAAAGCTATCATTGACCGGGTAGCTAGCAACTGCTGCAAGACCCAGCGCAGAAGCCTTCGCTTCCCCCTTATAAGTCAGGTAAGGGCCAGGGTTATGTTCTGCCTCAGCCTTTCCGAAATCGTAGTAACTTGCCTCAAGAGAAAAATAGTCATTGAACTGATAACCCGCCGTTAGGTTAAAACCAACAGCCTTATCGCTGTAATCATAGTTATTAATATTTTCAAAATTGTAGTCCTGATCAGCGTAGCTGATGGCAGCACTGGCGTAGAAACTCGGTTCTTTGGCGAAGGCGGTCGCGCTGACTAACAATGAGGTAGGAATGACGAGCGCGGCGAATAACTTATTCATAAAATTTTCCTAGATCAAAAAAAGTGTGTACGTTGTTACCGCGGCGATAATGACGCTATAGAATTTAATTAATATCCATAGATAGCGAAAAGTCGCTATGCGTTAAAACTTACAAAATTAGGGAGTTATGCTGCTATATCGCTTGAAATAGCATCAACATAACTTGTTAGTAATAAAAAAAGTTGAACTTAATAAGGGCTTATTACGACTGCTATGATCCATTTTTTATTATAATTCACTCACCAAAAATAAACAGTTACGCCACCAGCCTAGCTAGATTTAGCAGTTCCGTTACAAAACGGTCGAAATCAGCTATAAAGGGCTCTGTATTTAGCACACTGCCACCTTTTCTGTTGATTGCTATATTGGGCCGATCCTGATCCCAAGAACTCACAGCTATACCCCAGCAAGACAGCGACAAGCTAGAAATTTCGCTACTGGGCACCAGGCCATCTTTGGTTTGACCAGCGAGCTCATGAGCTAGCGTTGCCGCCATCAAAAACAGCGGCATGCTAGCCTCAGCATAAGGCGATAGAACCTACTCACCCCATGCAGAACAGCGAGATGAATGGCCACATAGCCTATACATCGTCTAAGCTGACGCCCAATGCCTTAGCAACACCTGCACCATAGGCCGGGTCAGCCTGGAGACAATGTGAGATATGGCGCTTTTGTATAGGCAACGAAGCACCACCAACGGATCTTGCCGTATTTTCAAACAGCAACTGTTGCTGCTCCGCACTCATCAACCTAAATAGATCTCCAGGCTGAGAGAAGTAGTCTTCATCCTCACGATGGTCCCAATGTGCCGCTGCGCCAGACAATGACAACGGTGGCTCAGAAAAGTCAGGCTGCTCCTGCCACTCTTCTTTGGTATTAGGCTCATAACCGATCGTGCCACCAAAATTACCATCGACACGCATAGCGCCATCACGATGATAGCTGTGTACAGGGCAACGTGGTGCATTAACAGGTATATGCTGATGATTGACGCCGAGACGATAGCGCTGAGCATCACCATATGAAAATAGGCGCCCCTGCAACATTTTGTCAGGAGAGAAGCCTATCCCAGGAACAATGTTTGCCGGCGTAAACGCTGCCTGCTCAACCTCAGCAAAATAGTTCTCTGGATTACGGTTCATCTCCAACACACCTACCTCAATGAGAGGGTAATCACCGTGTGGCCAAACCTTGGTCAGATCGAATGGGTTGTAGGGCGACTTCTCCGCCTGCTCTTCCGTCATCACCTGGATACTCAAGGTCCAAGAGGGGAAGTCACCCTGCTCTATCGCATTGTAGAGGTCCGCCTGATGACTCTCGCGATCACCGGCGATAATATCGGCAGCCTCTTGGTCTGTGAGATTCTTAATCCCCTGGTTGCAGTTAAAATGAAACTTCACCCAGACTCGCTCGTTATCCGCGTTAATCATGCTGTAGGTATGGCTACCAAAACCATCCATATGACGATAGCTCGCGGGGATACCACGATCACTCATCACAATAGTGATCTGATGCAACGCTTCAGGTAACGAGGTCCAGAAGTCCCAGTTGTTCTCTGCACTGCGCATATTTGTACGCGGATCACGCTTAACAGCATGATTCAGATCAGGGAACTTTAACGGGTCACGCAGGAAAAAGACGGGCGTATTATTACCCACCATATCCCAGTTACCTTCCTCGGTATAAAACTTAATCGCAAAACCACGAATATCACGTTCGGCATCGGCAGCACCACGCTCACCCGCAACAGTAGAGAAACGCGTAAAAAATTCGGTCTTCTTGCCAACTTCAGAGAATATCTTTGCTCGACTATATTGGCTTATATCGTGGGTAACGGTAAAAGTTCCATAGCCACCAGAGCCTTTTGCATGCATACGTCTCTCTGGAATAACCTCCCGATCAAAGTGCGCAAGCTTCTCTAAAAACCAGGTATCCTGCAATAGCTGAGGACCACGAGGGCCTGCCGTCATCACATTCTGATTATGGCTAACAGGGCAACCTGCGCCTGTCGTTAATTTCTTTTTCATCATCGCATCCTATAATTTGGGTTCTGGTAGCCCAGCAGTAGTCAGAGAATCACACCATAAGCCGCTACTACTCACTAAAGCATAGGCCAGCAAACAAAAAGAGCGCCGCCAACTTCTTTAGCATTGTCGACCAACCGAAGAGATACGCACTGGAACTAGCATTAGCACGAGCAACATCATCATTGCCAAGGTGGTAAAGGGTCTAAAACGTTTCTATTCTGTTACCACCTGGCATTAGCAGTGGTCGAAGGCTACATTTAACCCCGCCACATTATTCCAACAACCAAACAATATCTTTGATCTTTCTCATGATTATCGGATGCGATATTAATAGGAAAAACCTATTACACTCATAGCGAAAAACAATATTACCGGTTTAAATATTACTGCTAAAATTAACACGCATTGGGATCCGGGAATTTTATGCTAGCAAAAAACCATGACTAACAGCATTATAAAATTTATCTATTAAACCGTTGACCCAATTACTACACCCCTGACAGAAAAGAAACAACCACCACTTTAGCTTTCCAATATTTCAGCAATGATCTGCAGCTCTATCAAAAATCGCCTATTCACCGGAGCCGCATCCGCCGCAGAGCCAGCATATAATCTCGACACAGAAAAACAAGAATGTCGTCAATCCCGCCCTATCACCAGAACACAACTTCCAAACCTGTCATTAATACGCTAGTGTCGCCTCTTATAAAAACAATTTAGCACCTCAGTTATTATCGCCCTGCCTCTATGCCAGCAGACCTGCCTATCAAGAGCAATCATAAACTCAAGTGCATAATGGCAACCTAAGACCTCACTGAGCTGCTAGCAATACTTCGTGGATACTAACAATATGTTAACAATTATGGCATCGGACATATTTGGCATTACAGACGAGCTAATCGATCTTGGTGAGCGTATAAACAAGGACACATTAATCATTGATCCTTATAATGGGGAAAAGAATCTATTTAGCAATGAAAATGCAGCATACGAGCACTTCATGAGGGTTTGCGGTATTGACGCTTACTCCCGTCATGTTACGCGGCAAATAACAAAAATAAACACGCCATCCCAGCTAATTGGCTTTAGTGTTGGCGCATCTGCAATATGGAAAACTTCACCCAATCTTTGCAGGCGTCATTTTACGAACACACATTTGTTTTACGGGTCTCAAATACGCCACGAATCAAACATTGAACCAAAAATTCCGATTAATTTAATACTACCTAAACATGAGGAAAATTTTTCCATAAATAGTCTCAGCAGATCTTTAGAAAAAACCAACAACACCACACTACAACACAGTAAAGGCTTACATGGGTTTATGAATAAACTGTCTTGTAACTTCAATCAACAGGAATATGACCGGTATATAGCTTACCTTCGCGAAAGCGCCAGCCAAGCCACGATAAAACATTGACAATTAAGAGCAACACTTAGAGCCTCATAACGTATCACTCGACGACTTACCACAACCTCAATAACCTCTAATTAATAGTAGAAAGCAATATGATCTATCAAGCGAGCTGCCACTGTAAAGCCGTTGAGTTTCAAATCGAAGCACCGAATGAGATAGAAGCCGACCAGTGCAACTGCTCTATCTGCAAAAAGTCAGGCTTCTTGCACCTTATTATTCCACTGAGCAAGTTTAAGCTTATTAAAGGGCAAGAGTCTTTAAGCACATATTCTTTTAATACCGGCATTGCCAAACACACCTTTTGTAAAGTCTGCGGCATTAAGCCGTTTTATACGCCAAGATCAAATCCCGACGGCATCGACATAAACCTTAACTGCTTAGACACACAACCATACAACATAAACATTAAGCCATTCAACGGCATGGAGTGGGAACAGCACGCACACAAACTCGCTCACAAAAGCAAAGAGTTATAAAATGCTATGACCATCAAGCTCATCATCATGGACAGCTAACGCCATATTAAGCCAGCTTGATACTGACTACGGCCGCATAGCACTTGTTTAATAGCCCCCAGCCGCATACAGCGACCCACATGAGAGAAATACTGGCCTTAACAGCAAAGAGCTCGATAAAGTTTGATACGCTAAGGCTCCATTACAACTTTCAGCTGCTATTCTATGCGCCACAAACAATAGCTAGACCGCTGAAAGATTAAGATAAATCATCCTGATTAGTAAAACTTAAACCTAGGTGTTATATGGATACTGCAACAATGCTTTGGGGGCTTTTATTCAGCTCAATCGGCCTTGGCTACTTCATCTACGGCAAGAAGCAATCCCATACTGTAGCGCGCTATACAGGCATCACTTTGATGATCTACCCTTACTTTATTTTCAATACAATAGCGCTAGTGACTGTAGGCACATTACTACTACTCGTACCAAGATACCTCAAGCTGTAAATCAACAAGCAGAATCGCCCTTAATACTACCCCCTACTGTATTTACTTCGCCGTCACTTAATCAAGAGTCATAACAAGTTTACAGCCAACTAAGCCACCACCTGTCCCCAACCAT
Above is a window of Sinobacterium caligoides DNA encoding:
- a CDS encoding outer membrane beta-barrel protein produces the protein MHKLLGTLVISSAFFASAAALADAPKFYASAAISYADQDFSTDYSSTIGHYDYSDKAVGFNLTGGYQFNDYFALEASYYDFGNAEDKRSEGDFHYKAKAEASALGLAAVASYPITDSLKVYGKLGAAYFMSELTTGWQVTYNDEVYSSGNSDKDSGFAPYFGAGVALNVTGSSEVYLESSKFSYEASSDMGDYDHDVINTSLGYRMFF
- a CDS encoding lipase family protein yields the protein MSTYMQAYGINSAFIERSQLSRKKWALNDNNEYLVLNGEWENSSITALAENYFVVTGINDTPVSSEDVHSLLQAAAQSTIENQYGQEYSQNVSYFASNRSAGYEYPILSQQQVAEIRDDDLFDYAALLRYAFASKYVYTLEEGADPFPYFDNPQFRQLMLFSGNHDLEVIDTFLGDSGVLCTAIKVPAVPEQGLEEEVIIAYKGTSNGGDIVQDAELAIANFYESDVDWQADAYAFFQRIVSNYPVNNQSVADGYHNEVSGTSYKVTLTGHSLGAYTAADVSARSGVLARVFSCPATRIIERYSRVFANQLRLNSVVSFYRDGDPVAELSGRHDENMVCFPGTGSVNVFNNHFLVPFIDDIIARAYLSPSDSTAQPRYVYVTPDATPGSGLKGRINRWG
- a CDS encoding GFA family protein, whose amino-acid sequence is MIYQASCHCKAVEFQIEAPNEIEADQCNCSICKKSGFLHLIIPLSKFKLIKGQESLSTYSFNTGIAKHTFCKVCGIKPFYTPRSNPDGIDINLNCLDTQPYNINIKPFNGMEWEQHAHKLAHKSKEL
- a CDS encoding outer membrane beta-barrel protein; translated protein: MNKLFAALVIPTSLLVSATAFAKEPSFYASAAISYADQDYNFENINNYDYSDKAVGFNLTAGYQFNDYFSLEASYYDFGKAEAEHNPGPYLTYKGEAKASALGLAAVASYPVNDSFRVYGKLGAAYFTSDVSETTQIHVEDEFSFKNSDKDSGFAPYFGAGVALNVTGSSEVYLESSKFSYEASSDMGDYDHDVINTSLGYRMFF
- a CDS encoding VPLPA-CTERM sorting domain-containing protein; its protein translation is MKKNILIGLTLLAAHQASHATLIGSELSVQTLYQPTSTSPVETIGFLTTATVVEPGVEFSSLASTEVINPPFGLQVIDVSINTGADYIDIDFDNANRFTAFGAAFKNGYMFTFDSDESINITGATIDSSVTTLGIINNDLAFLDNQLFVNVEGLIFNTSTFARINLTSELEASTVPLPGAAWLLGTGLITLMGLKKYRPAIIPH
- a CDS encoding catalase, giving the protein MMKKKLTTGAGCPVSHNQNVMTAGPRGPQLLQDTWFLEKLAHFDREVIPERRMHAKGSGGYGTFTVTHDISQYSRAKIFSEVGKKTEFFTRFSTVAGERGAADAERDIRGFAIKFYTEEGNWDMVGNNTPVFFLRDPLKFPDLNHAVKRDPRTNMRSAENNWDFWTSLPEALHQITIVMSDRGIPASYRHMDGFGSHTYSMINADNERVWVKFHFNCNQGIKNLTDQEAADIIAGDRESHQADLYNAIEQGDFPSWTLSIQVMTEEQAEKSPYNPFDLTKVWPHGDYPLIEVGVLEMNRNPENYFAEVEQAAFTPANIVPGIGFSPDKMLQGRLFSYGDAQRYRLGVNHQHIPVNAPRCPVHSYHRDGAMRVDGNFGGTIGYEPNTKEEWQEQPDFSEPPLSLSGAAAHWDHREDEDYFSQPGDLFRLMSAEQQQLLFENTARSVGGASLPIQKRHISHCLQADPAYGAGVAKALGVSLDDV